Sequence from the Haloarcula sp. DT43 genome:
CCCCCGGTAGTTCGAACGTCGGTGCTTCGTCCCCACGCCCGAGTACGTCGGACTCCGAATCGATTGAGACCATCGACACACAGTAGGGTTGTCGGCGCTAAAAGTCCACGGACGCCGGAACGACTCGCTGTGACGGCCGTCTTACTCGCTTGCGTCCTCGCGCGTCGCGGCCGCGGCGTCGAAGGCTTTCGCGGCCTCGAAGGCCGCGCTCCCGTCGTCGACCGAGAACAGCGTCTCCTGCCCCTCTGCTTCGTGTTTTTCCAGCAGACCGACCGTCACTAGTTCTTCGAGCGTCCCGTCGAGGTACAGCGTCTTCAGCGGCACGCCGGCCGCCTCGCTCAGGGCCGTCTTGGTGTACGTCTCGTCCGCGTCGAGCCGGAGTATCGTGTCGATGACCGTCGCCGCCTTGTCGTGGTTCGCCACGTGTGCCCATCCCGTGTCGGACCCCGAGCGCTGACCACCCTCTTCGAACATTACCCGAAGCCTAACTCGCAACGATATTAAAACTGCCCGGTGACCCGTCCGCGGACGGTGTGACCCTCTCCCACTATTGAGCAAGGCTTTTGTCCGCGTCACTCTCCTGCCACTGTATGAGCAGTCGCCGCGAGATACTCGACCTGCTACGGGAGAACGCCCGCTACACGACCGAGGACATCGCTCGGTTGACCGACTACTCCGAGAGCGAGGTAGCCGAGATTATCGAGGAGTTCGAGGAGGCGGGTATCATCCGCGGCTATCAGGCAGTCGTCGACTGGAACGCGGTCGAGAGCGACGAGGAGCGGGTCCGCGCCACCGTCGAACTCAACGTCACGCTGGACCGGGAGACCAGCTACGACGACATCTCGGACCGCATCGCAAAGTTCCCGGAGGTGACCTCGCTGCGCCTCGTCAGCGGTGACTACGACTTCGACCTGGAGGTCCAGGGCGATTCGATGCGCGAGGTGTCGCATTTCATCAGCGACAAAATCGCGCCGATTCCCGAAATCACGCAGACGGTCACCCACTACATCATGGAGTCGTACAAGGAACAGGGGATGGAGTTCGACGACCACGACGACGACGACCGGCTGTCCGTCTCACCATGACGTTCGAACCGGCAGACAGGGTCGACAGCGTGCCGCCCTCCGGTATCCGTCGGTTCTTCGAACTGGCCGAGGAGATGGACGACATCATCTCGCTCGGCGTCGGCGAACCGGACTTCTCGGCCCCGTGGGCGGCCCGCGAAGCCGCCATCGCGTCGCTCGAACGCGGCCAGACCTCCTACACCGCCAATCGGGGGAAACGGGAGCTCCGGGAGCGTATCGCCGACTACGAGGCGGCGACACACGGCCTGCAGTACGACCCCGACGAGGAAATCCTCGTCACGGCGGGCGCGAGCGAGGGCATAGACCTGGCTTTCCGGGCGCTGTTGAACCCCGGGGACTCCGTCGCCATCGCCCAGCCCTGCTACGTCTCGTACGTCCCCGGCGCGACGTTCGCCGGTATCGACGTGGTCGACGTTCCCACGCGCGCGGAAGACGAGTTCAAACTCACCCGGGAGGTGCTGGAGTCGTCCGGCGCGGCCGAGGCGGACGCCCTCGTGTACTGCTACCCGAACAACCCGACCGGGGCGACGATGACCGACGAGGAGATGGCCGCCGTCGCGGCCTTCTGCCGGGAGCACGACCTGCTGGTGTTCGCCGACGAGATATACGCCGACCTCACGTACGAACACGACCACACGTCCATCGCCACGCTCCCCGAGATGCGCGAGCGGACCGTCGTGTTCAACGGCTTCTCGAAGGCCTTCGCGATGACGGGGTTCAGGCTGGGGTACGCGATGGCCCCGCCGGCGGCAATCGAGGCGATGAACCGCATCCACCAGTACTCGATGCTCTCGGCCCCGACGACGGCCCAGCACGCTGCCATCGAGGCGCTTGACAACTGCCGGGACGAGGTCACTGACATGGCCGCCCAGTACGACCGCCGGCGGAAGTACGTCCTCACGCGCTTCGAGGAGATGGGGCTGGACTGTTTCCCGGCGGCCGGGGCGTTCTACGCGTTCCCCGAGTGCCCCTGGGACGACGCAAGCGAGTTCGCCGAGAGCCTGCTCCAGGAAGAGCGGGTCGCGGTCGTGCCCGGGACCGCCTTCGGGGCGGGCGGGTCCGGTCACCTGCGGGTGTCGTACGCGACCGGTCTCGGCGACCTCAAGGAAGCGATGGCCCGGATAGAGTCGTTCCTCGACTGATAATTAAGAACGGCGAAACATTCAGTATGGTCGACTTACTACCGTAAGGAGACCGTGATACGAACAGCCGGACCTTCTCTTTCGACTACAGTAGGTGGGGGTAAAGTTTTTTCCTGCCTAACGGGAGATGAATAACAATGGCTATCGATGACACCGGGGGAGGTGAGGCAGACGGGGTCGATGGGGGCCGACTGACCGACAAGCCCGTCCGGGTCGGCGAGTACACCTGGGACGACCTCCGCCGGGAGGTACACGACGGGGGGCGGTTCGACCGGAGCGCGTACCTCGGCTTCGAGCCACGGGAACTCGGCCAGCGACTCGAAGACGCGGCGAGCGCCGGCAAGACACTGCAAGCCCCCTTTGAAGAGTACCTCGACCCGACGACGACGCCAGTCGCGAAGGACATCTACACCTGGGAGCATTTCAAACAGGAGTACTACTACGAGGACGGCGACCTCCCCCGCGACGGCGACGGCGAGGTCGTCCCGTTCGACGCCAGCGAGTTCCTGGAGTTCGACCCCGAACACACCGAGAACAGGCTGTCCGCGGCCGAAGACATCGCCAGCGAGCTACACGAGTACGTCGAGGAGAACACCGTCGACGTCAACCCCGAACTGGACGAGGACGCGTTCTTCTCGACGCGGGAGGGCCACACGACCGTCGTCAACCGCTACGACCTCGAAAAGGCCGTCCCCCAGTCGAAGAAGTCCCACTTCAAGGAACTGGAGCGGTACTGGGTAAACAAACCCTACGCCTGCGTCGTCATCTTCCACTCACGGAAGGAAAACGAGAAGAAGTACTACGTCATCGAGCCGTACCTCACCGACATCGAACTCGACCTCCGCGAGTTCCTCTCGGGCAAGCTCAAGACCGCCATCAAGTACTCGGAGGACGAGGTCATCGTCCAGGGGACCGACGCCGACCGCGCCCAGGTCATCCAGCGGGAAGCCGAACAGCTCCTCTCCCGGTACGACCTCTACAACGGGCCGGTCTCCGGCGGCGAAGCGGGCGTGCTCGACCAGGTCAAGGAGCTGTTCGGCCTCGACGACGAGGACGAGAGCGAGACGACCGGACAGCTCGTCGGCATCTCCACCCGCCCGGAGCCGGCTATCCTTGAAGACGACGAGCCGAAGCTAAACGAGTACCAGGTCGAGAAACTGCTGTACATGCTCAAGCGGGACTTCGTCGGCTACGCCCGTATCGACGGGGTCAAACACGACATCAACGTCGAGGACATCTCCTGTGACGGGTACAACTCCCGGGTGTTCGTCTACCACACCGACTACGAACAGATAATCTCGAACGTCGAACACGGCGAGGGCGAACTCGACGATTTCGTCGTCAAGCTCGCCCAGCGCTCGGGCAAGGGCATCTCGAAGCGCCAGCCCCAGGTCGACGCGACGCTGCCGGACGGGTCCCGTGCCCAGTTGACCCTGGGCCGGGAGGTGTCTGACCACGGGACCAACTACACCATCCGTCAGTTCAAGGACGTGCCGTTCACCCCTATCGACCTCATCAACTGGAACACGTTCTCGCTGGACGAGATGGCCTTTCTCTGGCTCTGCATCGAGAACAACAAGAGCCTCATCTTCGCCGGTGGTACCGCCTCCGGGAAGACGACGAGCCTGAACGCCGTCTCGCTGTTCATCCCATCGAACTCGAAAATCGTCTCCATCGAGGACACGCGGGAGGTCGAACTCCCCCAGCGAAACTGGGTGGCCAGCGTCACCCGCCCATCCTTCGGCGAGGACGACAAGGGCGACGTCGACGAGTTCGACCTGCTGGAGGCCGCGCTCCGCCAGCGGCCCGACTACATCGTCATGGGTGAGATTCGTGGCGAGGAGGGCCGGACGCTGTTCCAGGTCATGTCGACCGGGCACACCACCTACACCACCTTCCACGCCGACTCCGTCGGCGAGGTCATCAAGCGGTTCACCACCGAACCGATTAACGTCTCGAAGACGTTGTTTACGGCGCTGGACCTCGTCTCGATTCAGACCCAGACCCGGGTCGACGGCAACAAGGTCCGCCGGAACAAGTCCCTGACCGAGATCAACGAGTACTCCGCCGAGAACGACGAAATCAACGTCCGGGACGTCTACGAGTGGCGCGCCGAGACGGACGAGTACATCCAGATGGGGAACTCCAACACCCTCGAAGAAATCAAGTTCGACCGCGGGTGGACCCAGGACAAACTCGACGAGGAACTGTTCAAGCGCAAGGTCGTCCTCGCGTACCTCATCGAGAAGGGGCTGAACACCTACACGCAGGTCGCGGCGACCATCCAGGCGTTCATCAACGACCCCGACACCATCCTCACGCTCATCGCCAACGACCAGCTCGAACTGTCGCTTGAGGACCTCCGGGAGATGGAGTCGGTCAAAATCGATATCGACCCGGAGAAAGAGGAGATGGTGCCCCGGCCCGACGCCCCGCCGGAGATGGTCGAGGAGACCAAGGCGGTGCTCGACAACGCCCAGCCGCTGTTTAACACGTACAAGAGCCGTGAGACGCCGGACATCGTCTCGGCGCTGATGGACGAATCCGACGACAGCGCCGACGAAGACAGCATCGAGTTCGGCCAGTTCGTTCCGAAGGCCGGGGCGGAGGCGGACAGGGAATGAGCCTCGACACACCGAGCCAGCAACAGGTGGGCAGTGGCGGCGCGCTCGGTGACACGTTCTACCCGGCGTACCAGATGGTGTTCGACGACGAGGGCGACTTCGTCAGCAGCGTCGAGAACAAGCTCGGCGAGGCCCGGATGGCCGACAACGTGGAGATGTTCCTCGCACGCGCGCTCGCGGTCGGCATCATCGCGGGCCTCGCGCTGTGGCTGGTCGGGACGTTCCTGGGCTACCTGCTCGTCCAGTTGCTCTTTGCGGGCGGAGAAGCGCCGACGCTCATCGGCATCCCCGTCCCCGAGAACGTCTCGGCCATCCTGGACATGTTGAAACTGCCCTTCCTCGTGCTCACGACGGGGGTCGTCTTCGGAGCCATCGGGTTCGGCATCGGGTTCGGGTCGCTGGTGTCGATTCCGTATTTCCGGGCGAGCGCCCGCGAGCGGGAAATCAACGTCCTGCTGTCCGACTCGATTTCGTTCATGTACGCGCTGTCCGTGGGGGGACTGAACCAGCTCGAAATCCTACAGTCGATGGGGCGGGCCGAAGACACGTACGGGGAGGTGGCAAAGGAGTTCCAGTCCATCGTGCTGGAGACGGAGTACTTCGATACGGATTACCGGACCGCCGTCCGGAACCAGGCGCTGCAGACGCCGTCGGACGAACTGTCGCAGTTCCTGACGGACATGCTCTCTATCATCAACTCCGGCGGTGACATGACCTCGTTCCTCGAAGACCAGAAGGAAAAGCACATGCGAACGGCCCGGCAGGAACAGGAGAAGATGCTGGAGACGCTGGAGCTGTTCGGCGAGATGTACATGACCCTCTCGCTGTTCCCGCTGCTTCTCATCATCATCCTGGTCATCATGTCGATGATGGGCAACGCCCAGAAGTCGCTCATCTACGGGACCGTCTACGGGCTGATTCCCCTGACCGGCCTGGGGTTTCTCGTCCTCGTCTCGACTGTCACGCAGGACTCTATCGGGGACGGCTATCTACGTTCGAGTCCCGGCGAGAAGGAACTCGTCGTCGACGAGGGCGTGGGCGTGTTCAACCTCGGACTCATCGAGAGCTACACGGGGACCTACAGCGTCTTCGACCGGATAAAGAGCCGGGAGGGGACCCACGAACTGCTGGCCATCCTCAAACGGCCCGACCTGTTCTTCCGTGACCACCCGCTGTTGGTGCTGTGGCTGACCGTCCCGCTGTCGATTCTCGCCGTCGTCGCGGCCATCGTCGTCGGGTGGGCACCGCTCTCCCTCGACGGGATGATAGCCGTTCCCGTCCGCTCGACGTTCTTCTGGGTGTACGTGCCGATGTACCTCAACTTCGTCCCGCTGATGGTCTTTTACGAGTGGAACCAGCGTTCCCGGAAGGCGATTATTGGGAAGCTCTCGGAGAACCTCCGGAAGCTCGCGTCGGCCAACGACACCGGGATGACGCTGCTTGAGTCGGTCAAAGTGGTCTCGGAGACCTCCTCTGGGAAGCTCTCCGACGAGTTCGAGACCATCCACGCGAAGGTCAACTACGGGACGAGCCTGAAGGACGCGCTCCGGGAGTTCAACAACAAGTACCACGTCCCGCGGCTGGCACGGACGATAAAGCTCATCGCGGAGGCCCAGGAGGCCTCCAGCCAGATTCAGGACGTGCTCTCGACGGCGGCTCAGGCCTCGGAGAACCAGGACGATATCGAACGGGAACGGAAGTCGCGCACGCGGATGCAGACGGTCATCATCCTGATGACCTACCTGACGCTGCTGGGCGTGATGGCGCTGCTGAAGACGCAGTTCCTGGACGTGATGGCCGGGCTTGCGACCCAGGCTTCCGGGGCGGGCAGTTCGAGCGCTCCCGGCGGCGGGTTCGGTGGCAGCGTCGACACGGAACTGCTGTCGATGCTGTTCTTCCACGCGGTGACGCTGCAGGCGCTGCTGTCGTCGTTTATCGCCGGCTACATCCGGGAAGTGAAGCTCGTCGCCGGCGTGAAGTTCGCGGTCGTCCTGTCGACGATTGCACTGGTGGTGTGGATAGCCGTGGGCTAGCGACCCGCCCGCGGTTCGACGGTTGAGTAACAAACAGCAAACAGGGTGTGTGGGAGATGGATACGAGAGCACAGACACCGCAGGACTTCGCCGTGGGGGTGAGCGTCCTGCTCGTGACGGTCATCGGGGTGTTAGCGTTCGTACAGGGCAGTGCGGTCGGCGTGTACGAATCCCCGGACGTACAGCGCAACCAACCGATTGCGGACAGAGCGGCGACGTACCTCGTCGAGAACTACTCCGTCCAGGGCACGCGCAACCACGTCCGCTACAACGCGAGCGGCGGGATGAACGCGTCGCTCAGTTCGGATACAGACGACCTCCGCGAGTTCAAAGAGCGGGCCGGGCTCATCGTCGCCACGGAGCGGCGGGTGAACCCGCGCGTGAACGTGACGATAGTCAACGCGTCGACGCTCGGTGCCGGGGCACGGACTCCAGCGGCCGACGACGGCGACACGCTCACCTGGGGACCGTCGGTCGCCGGGCAGCAGAACGTCGCGTCGACGGCCCGCGTGGTGAAACTGACGAACACGGACCAGTGTGACCCGGTCTGCTGGCTCGTCGTGAGGGTGTGGTAGCGATGCGGGGCCAGGCGTACACGCTCGAAGGCGTTCTCGCGGCCATCGTCGTCGTGACGGCGACCGTCTACGGCCTGTCGGCCGTCGACACCGGCCCGTTCCAGACGGGCTCCCAGCAACGGACGGCAGCACTGGAGACCCGCGCCAGCGACACGCTGTCGCTGGCGGCCGAGACCGGCGCGTTGCGCAACGCGACGGCCTGTTACAGCGTCGGGACGCCGACGCTTAACGGCAATCAGACCGGGAGTGCCACCGAGTTCGAGTCGATGCTGAACCGGACCTTCGACCGCCAGGGCACCCAGTACAATCTCTACCTGAGCTACTGGGACCCTGTCTCTGACTCGCGGCGGACCGCGCTCGCATCGCAGCAAACGGACGAGAACGTCGCCGAACGACCGGTCGCCGCGGCCGTTGCCACTGAAACGGTGACGCTGACCGACGACATGCCCGCCCGAATCGGCGACTGCAGCGGGACCGGTCCGCCAATCTCGGCCGTCGACGGGTACTTCGCTCCCGACGCGACGCCGGACTCTGTCGTCTACAACGTCGTGGAGGTGCGTCTGGTCGTATGGTAGCCAGCGACCGCGGGCAGCTGCTGTTGATAGGCGGTATCGCCGTCGCCATCGTCGTGTTCAGCACTATCCTGTTTGCCCACAGCCTCGCTGTCACCGACGGTATCACGACCACCGGGAGCGCGGACACTATCGAACGGTCGGCCGACCGCGAG
This genomic interval carries:
- a CDS encoding DUF7287 family protein; the encoded protein is MDTRAQTPQDFAVGVSVLLVTVIGVLAFVQGSAVGVYESPDVQRNQPIADRAATYLVENYSVQGTRNHVRYNASGGMNASLSSDTDDLREFKERAGLIVATERRVNPRVNVTIVNASTLGAGARTPAADDGDTLTWGPSVAGQQNVASTARVVKLTNTDQCDPVCWLVVRVW
- a CDS encoding pyridoxal phosphate-dependent aminotransferase; this encodes MTFEPADRVDSVPPSGIRRFFELAEEMDDIISLGVGEPDFSAPWAAREAAIASLERGQTSYTANRGKRELRERIADYEAATHGLQYDPDEEILVTAGASEGIDLAFRALLNPGDSVAIAQPCYVSYVPGATFAGIDVVDVPTRAEDEFKLTREVLESSGAAEADALVYCYPNNPTGATMTDEEMAAVAAFCREHDLLVFADEIYADLTYEHDHTSIATLPEMRERTVVFNGFSKAFAMTGFRLGYAMAPPAAIEAMNRIHQYSMLSAPTTAQHAAIEALDNCRDEVTDMAAQYDRRRKYVLTRFEEMGLDCFPAAGAFYAFPECPWDDASEFAESLLQEERVAVVPGTAFGAGGSGHLRVSYATGLGDLKEAMARIESFLD
- a CDS encoding type II/IV secretion system ATPase subunit, with amino-acid sequence MAIDDTGGGEADGVDGGRLTDKPVRVGEYTWDDLRREVHDGGRFDRSAYLGFEPRELGQRLEDAASAGKTLQAPFEEYLDPTTTPVAKDIYTWEHFKQEYYYEDGDLPRDGDGEVVPFDASEFLEFDPEHTENRLSAAEDIASELHEYVEENTVDVNPELDEDAFFSTREGHTTVVNRYDLEKAVPQSKKSHFKELERYWVNKPYACVVIFHSRKENEKKYYVIEPYLTDIELDLREFLSGKLKTAIKYSEDEVIVQGTDADRAQVIQREAEQLLSRYDLYNGPVSGGEAGVLDQVKELFGLDDEDESETTGQLVGISTRPEPAILEDDEPKLNEYQVEKLLYMLKRDFVGYARIDGVKHDINVEDISCDGYNSRVFVYHTDYEQIISNVEHGEGELDDFVVKLAQRSGKGISKRQPQVDATLPDGSRAQLTLGREVSDHGTNYTIRQFKDVPFTPIDLINWNTFSLDEMAFLWLCIENNKSLIFAGGTASGKTTSLNAVSLFIPSNSKIVSIEDTREVELPQRNWVASVTRPSFGEDDKGDVDEFDLLEAALRQRPDYIVMGEIRGEEGRTLFQVMSTGHTTYTTFHADSVGEVIKRFTTEPINVSKTLFTALDLVSIQTQTRVDGNKVRRNKSLTEINEYSAENDEINVRDVYEWRAETDEYIQMGNSNTLEEIKFDRGWTQDKLDEELFKRKVVLAYLIEKGLNTYTQVAATIQAFINDPDTILTLIANDQLELSLEDLREMESVKIDIDPEKEEMVPRPDAPPEMVEETKAVLDNAQPLFNTYKSRETPDIVSALMDESDDSADEDSIEFGQFVPKAGAEADRE
- a CDS encoding Lrp/AsnC family transcriptional regulator — translated: MSSRREILDLLRENARYTTEDIARLTDYSESEVAEIIEEFEEAGIIRGYQAVVDWNAVESDEERVRATVELNVTLDRETSYDDISDRIAKFPEVTSLRLVSGDYDFDLEVQGDSMREVSHFISDKIAPIPEITQTVTHYIMESYKEQGMEFDDHDDDDRLSVSP
- a CDS encoding DUF7288 family protein, with product MRGQAYTLEGVLAAIVVVTATVYGLSAVDTGPFQTGSQQRTAALETRASDTLSLAAETGALRNATACYSVGTPTLNGNQTGSATEFESMLNRTFDRQGTQYNLYLSYWDPVSDSRRTALASQQTDENVAERPVAAAVATETVTLTDDMPARIGDCSGTGPPISAVDGYFAPDATPDSVVYNVVEVRLVVW
- a CDS encoding type II secretion system F family protein, which produces MSLDTPSQQQVGSGGALGDTFYPAYQMVFDDEGDFVSSVENKLGEARMADNVEMFLARALAVGIIAGLALWLVGTFLGYLLVQLLFAGGEAPTLIGIPVPENVSAILDMLKLPFLVLTTGVVFGAIGFGIGFGSLVSIPYFRASAREREINVLLSDSISFMYALSVGGLNQLEILQSMGRAEDTYGEVAKEFQSIVLETEYFDTDYRTAVRNQALQTPSDELSQFLTDMLSIINSGGDMTSFLEDQKEKHMRTARQEQEKMLETLELFGEMYMTLSLFPLLLIIILVIMSMMGNAQKSLIYGTVYGLIPLTGLGFLVLVSTVTQDSIGDGYLRSSPGEKELVVDEGVGVFNLGLIESYTGTYSVFDRIKSREGTHELLAILKRPDLFFRDHPLLVLWLTVPLSILAVVAAIVVGWAPLSLDGMIAVPVRSTFFWVYVPMYLNFVPLMVFYEWNQRSRKAIIGKLSENLRKLASANDTGMTLLESVKVVSETSSGKLSDEFETIHAKVNYGTSLKDALREFNNKYHVPRLARTIKLIAEAQEASSQIQDVLSTAAQASENQDDIERERKSRTRMQTVIILMTYLTLLGVMALLKTQFLDVMAGLATQASGAGSSSAPGGGFGGSVDTELLSMLFFHAVTLQALLSSFIAGYIREVKLVAGVKFAVVLSTIALVVWIAVG